The Nocardia sp. NBC_01329 sequence GATGTTCGCGAGATGGCAGTCGCCGTGCAGGATTCCGGGGGTCCAGTCGGCCGGACGCTGCCGCTCCAGCCAGTCCGCCACCGCTTCCAGTCCGGGAATCCGCGGGCCGGGGTATCCCTCGTTCGCCGAATACGACTCGAGTTCGTGCATCCAGCGGCCGACCTGGCGTTCTAGAAAGCCCTCCGGCTTGCCGTAGTCGTCCAGGCCCAGCGCCCGGTAGTCCAGTGCGCCGAGCCGGGCGATGGCCTCGACCGCGGACAGTCCCATCTGCCGCCGAGCCGCCGCGTCCTCGGCGAAGGGCGCGGGCAGTTCGGTCTGCGGGTTGAAACCCTCGATCGGCTCCATCAGGTAGAAGACCGCGCCCAGAACCGACTCGTCGAGTTCGGCAGCGATCACCCGCGGCGCCCGGACATCGGTATCGGCCAGCGCGCCGAGCAGTCGCGCCTCGCGGCGGATCACCTCGTTGCTCTTGGGTCGCAGAAACGCCGGACCACGGCGCAGCACATAGTCGCGCCCGCCCCGGGTGAAACGCAGCATGATGTTCTGCGTTCCGCCGCCGAGCGCCTTCACCTCCTGGAACTCACCACCGGTGAGCCCCCGCTCGTCCATCCAATCTCCGACCACGGTGAAGTCGACGTGCTCACGATCCACGCCTACCGGCTGTGCAACAGACATGCCTGACATTGTGCCCCACCCACCCGGACAAACTGCAGGCAACCGACAACAGTTCGATGTCCGGGCGCGGCGTAGGGTTCGGGCCACGATGTCTTCCGCTATGACCCTCCAGCACCGCGTACTCGAGTGGGCCGTGGACACCGAAGCGGCCTTCCTGCGGCTGTACGGCACCTCGGCGACCGCGTTCTGGCTCGACAGCGAGCATGTGGAACCGGGGCTGGATCGGTTCTCCTTCCTCGGCGACGCCGCCGGGCCGCTGGCCGAGGTGGTGCGCTACCGGGTCGGCAGCGGCACGGTCACCGTACGCACCGGCGACGGACGGGTCCGCGAAGAACCGGGCACGATCCTGGACTATCTGGCCGAAGCTCTGCGAACGCGGTACGTCCCGCTACCGGAGGCCCTGCCCTTCGATTTCGCGGGCGGCTACGTCGGATACCTGGGCTACGAGGTCAAAGCGGACTGCGGCGGGTCCGCCACGCACCGGGCCCCCGCTCCCGACGCCCAGTGGCTCTTCGCCGACCGGGTGGTGGTGGTCGATCATCTGGCCGGACGCACACATCTGCTGGCGCTGGCCGGGAAATCCGTGAGCGACCCGGCTGAAGAATCCGGCGGTGACATGACCGGCGAATCCGCCGGCTCCTGGCTGCACACCACCGCGGCGATCCTGGAAACACTGCCCGCCTGGTCGAACCCGCCCCCGATCGGCGGAACACCGGACACCACCGGTCTCGAGAAACATCTGGTGCGCGGACGGACCCGCTATCTGCGCGATATCGCCGACTGCCAGAGCGCGCTACGGTCCGGCGAATCCTACGAGATCACCCTCACCGATCAGCTCACCTTTCCCGCCGTCACGAGCGGACTCGACGTCTACCGGATGCTGCGCCGGGCCAACCCCGCCCCCTATTCGGCCTACCTGCGGTTCGACGAACTCGAGATCGCCTGCTCCTCCCCCGAACGTTTCCTGAAGATCGACCGGAACCGCGTCGTCGAGACGAAACCGATCAAGGGCACCGCTCGCCGCGACCCCGATCCGATCGTCGACGAGCGGCTGCGCCGGGCACTGACCGAGGACCCGAAGACCCGGGCCGAGAACGTGATGATCGTGGACCTGCTGCGCAACGATCTGGGCCGGGTCTGCGAGATCGGCAGTGTCCGGGTGCACGAACTGCTGGCCACCGAAACGTATTCGACGCTGCACCAGCTGGTCTCGACCGTCCGTGGCACGCTGCGCGCGGATACCGGCGTGATCGACTGTCTGCGCGCCTGCTTCCCCGGAGGCTCCATGACGGGGGCGCCGAAGATCCGCACCATGCAGATCATCGACGCGCTCGAGACCCGGGCGCGTGGGGTGTACTCGGGGACGATCGGCTTCCTGGGGCTCGGCGGCACCGCCGATCTCAATATCGTCATCCGGACCGCCGTGCGCTACGCCGGGAACTGGCAGATCGGCGCGGGCGGGGCGATCGTGCTGGATTCGGTGGCCGCGGCCGAGTACGAGGAGATGCTGCTCAAGGCCGCCGCGGTGTACCGGGCGCTGGCCATGGAACCGGCCGGTGCGGCCGCACGGGTCCTGGAGGTCCCGGCGGCAGGCTGAGGATCGCGGCGGAATGAGAAGTACTGCGGCCCACGAGAAACGCGCGACCCGAAGCCGCGAACAGCGCGACAATGGAGCGATGGCACAGCTCTGGGTGAAAACACATGGTGGGGACTGGCTTCGGGCCGACCAGATCATCGAGATCGGCACCGAATCGGTGCGAGAACGCGGTCCGCACGACGATGCGGGCGCCGTCGAGGTGGTAGCCCGGCTGGCGGTGGCGACCGGCAGCGGGCAATGGGACTACGACCGGGGCAGCGGCGCCGTCGGGCCCAGTATCCGGGTGCTGGGCCGATATCCCAGCGAGGAGACCGCCGAACGGATCGCCGATCAACTGGTGCTGATCCTGCTCAGCGCGAACAAGAACGCGCAGATCATGTTCGACGACGAAGAAGTCCAGGTCCGGCCCGTGCACGATCGCACGGGCCACGACACCCCCTACAACGGCCGGGCACTCGATACGGCCTGATGAATCAGGACCTGCGCCGGGACCGTTTCTTCGGTTCCGGTTCGGGCTCCGGGGGTTCGGGCGCGCCGAGGCCGGCCATCCGGCCGAGCCGGCCGACACCGGGCAGTCGTGACAGCGCGCCGAACAGATCCTCGCCCAGCGCGATCATCGCCTCCAATCGCGGCAGCAGCCGGTCGTAGGCGGCGAACGCGGGGTCGGCGAGGGCCAGGGTGCGGTCGAGCCGGTCGATGGTGGCATTGAGTCGGTCGACGGCGGTGGACAGGTTGTCGATCACATCGGGTAGTTGCGCCGCGAGCTGCGCCGAGGCCGGTGGCAGCCGTACCGCCGCATCGAAGGCCTGCCCGGCGGTCAGCTGGGCAGCTTCGAGAGCCTGGCCGGCCGCGGACTGCGCGGCGTCCACCGCCGATTGCGCGGCCGCGAGTACATCGGCGGGCGTGGGCACCCGCCGGGCCCCCGGCCTCTTCTCCCCCGGCTGCCCCGGATCGGTCACGGCGCCATCTTCCGAGCTTGTCCATGCGGTCCGCGGAGGCCGCCGCGAAGGCGGAGGTATCGCACCATGGCACAACTCTGCCGCATCCGGCTCGAGAACAGCCACGACCTGCACACCTGCGGGCGTGTCGGCACCACATGGCATAGTTCGACGGCGATGGAACTGAGCAAGGGCGCCAATACGCCGATACCGACATCCCTTCTGGCCGTGGTGATCTCCTGGCGGTCGGACCATGTGGTGGACGCGCACGCCCTACTGCTGGGCAGCGACGGGTCGGTGCGTGGCGATCGGGATCTGGTCTTCTACAACGCGCCCCGTCATATCTCCCAGGCCGTCACCCTCGACCAGGACCCGGATCCCGGCACGG is a genomic window containing:
- a CDS encoding phosphotransferase family protein encodes the protein MSGMSVAQPVGVDREHVDFTVVGDWMDERGLTGGEFQEVKALGGGTQNIMLRFTRGGRDYVLRRGPAFLRPKSNEVIRREARLLGALADTDVRAPRVIAAELDESVLGAVFYLMEPIEGFNPQTELPAPFAEDAAARRQMGLSAVEAIARLGALDYRALGLDDYGKPEGFLERQVGRWMHELESYSANEGYPGPRIPGLEAVADWLERQRPADWTPGILHGDCHLANIMFSYERPEVAALVDWEMSTIGDPLLDLGWQIATRPEPGTSGAVLIGKLGEAGSLPTSAEMIEHYGKFSDRDLSAVTWYTVLACFKLGIVLEGTYARSFAGKAPKKVGEFLHANTLELFARARGLME
- the pabB gene encoding aminodeoxychorismate synthase component I — its product is MTLQHRVLEWAVDTEAAFLRLYGTSATAFWLDSEHVEPGLDRFSFLGDAAGPLAEVVRYRVGSGTVTVRTGDGRVREEPGTILDYLAEALRTRYVPLPEALPFDFAGGYVGYLGYEVKADCGGSATHRAPAPDAQWLFADRVVVVDHLAGRTHLLALAGKSVSDPAEESGGDMTGESAGSWLHTTAAILETLPAWSNPPPIGGTPDTTGLEKHLVRGRTRYLRDIADCQSALRSGESYEITLTDQLTFPAVTSGLDVYRMLRRANPAPYSAYLRFDELEIACSSPERFLKIDRNRVVETKPIKGTARRDPDPIVDERLRRALTEDPKTRAENVMIVDLLRNDLGRVCEIGSVRVHELLATETYSTLHQLVSTVRGTLRADTGVIDCLRACFPGGSMTGAPKIRTMQIIDALETRARGVYSGTIGFLGLGGTADLNIVIRTAVRYAGNWQIGAGGAIVLDSVAAAEYEEMLLKAAAVYRALAMEPAGAAARVLEVPAAG